A genomic segment from Malus domestica chromosome 05, GDT2T_hap1 encodes:
- the LOC139196105 gene encoding uncharacterized protein codes for MTQLQPINLCNVIYKICSKVLTTRLKIILSEVVSPFQSAFIPGRLISNNCLVASEIAHYMHRKNNGGNGVMVLKLDISKVYDQGPSALYDSWETQSRIQGVKVCKEASSVHHLLFADDSFIFARSSLQECIQVKELLRTFELASEQAVNLAKSSMAFSRNLTIIDSQLLFD; via the exons ATGACTCAGCTTCAGCCAATTAATCTTTGTAATGTGATTTACAAGATTTGTTCTAAGGTTCTCACTACCAGGTTGAAAATCATATTGTCGGAGGTTGTCTCGCCGTTCCAAAGTGCCTTTATTCCAGGCCGACTAATATCCAATAATTGTTTGGTAGCTTCAGAGATCGCTCATTATATGCATAGGAAGAATAATGGGGGGAATGGGGTGATGGTATTGAAATTGGATATCAGCAAAGTGTATGATC AGGGACCATCAGCATTATATGATTCATGGGAAACACAAAGTCGAATTCAAGGTGTCAAGGTTTGTAAGGAGGCCTCAagtgttcatcatcttctttttgcGGATGATAGCTTTATCTTTGCTAGGAGTTCTCTCCAGGAATGCATACAGGTGAAGGAGTTGTTACGAACTTTTGAACTGGCGTCTGAACAGGCTGTGAATCTTGCCAAAAGCAGTATGGCCTTTAGTAGAAACCTAACGATTATAGACTCGCAATTGCTTTTCGATTAA